One window from the genome of Streptomyces sp. NBC_00287 encodes:
- a CDS encoding HipA family kinase → MLRDVTAVRYVTPLRSGGSVPGVVEADDLGTYVVKFTGSAQGRKALVAEVIVGELARALGLRFPELVLVHFDPAIADSEPHQEVRELHGASAGVNLGMDYLPGAKDFTPEIAKVFPVDPLEAGRIIWLDALTVNVDRTVHSSNLMVWPTFGIAPPRLWLIDHGAALVFHHRWDTSDPAKAYDFRHHALGHCTPDTRAADAELAPKVTEELLRAITAEVPDAWLLDEPGFTTAEQAREAYVGYLHARVRNSASWLPTDFPTREELAAEEALRAAKTQEGRPNWLKRVPDLHGKPAAEQDWSVHLG, encoded by the coding sequence GTGCTGCGCGATGTGACTGCTGTTCGATACGTGACCCCCCTGCGGTCCGGGGGCTCTGTGCCCGGCGTCGTCGAGGCCGACGACCTGGGCACCTACGTCGTCAAGTTCACCGGCTCCGCGCAGGGCCGCAAGGCGCTGGTCGCCGAGGTGATCGTCGGCGAGCTGGCGCGCGCCCTCGGGCTGCGCTTTCCCGAGCTGGTCCTCGTGCACTTCGACCCGGCGATCGCGGACAGCGAACCCCACCAGGAGGTGCGGGAACTCCACGGCGCCAGCGCGGGCGTCAACCTCGGGATGGACTATCTGCCGGGCGCGAAGGACTTCACGCCCGAGATCGCCAAGGTGTTCCCGGTCGACCCGCTGGAGGCGGGCCGGATCATCTGGCTGGACGCCCTCACCGTCAACGTCGACCGGACCGTGCACAGCTCGAACCTGATGGTCTGGCCCACCTTCGGCATCGCGCCCCCGCGCCTGTGGCTGATCGACCACGGCGCCGCCCTCGTCTTCCACCACCGCTGGGACACCTCCGACCCCGCGAAGGCCTACGACTTCCGCCACCACGCCCTCGGCCACTGCACGCCGGACACCCGCGCCGCCGACGCCGAGCTCGCGCCCAAGGTCACCGAGGAGCTGCTGCGTGCGATCACCGCCGAGGTGCCGGACGCCTGGCTGCTGGACGAGCCCGGCTTCACCACCGCCGAACAGGCCCGGGAGGCGTACGTCGGCTACCTCCACGCGCGCGTGCGGAACTCCGCGTCGTGGCTGCCCACGGATTTCCCCACTCGGGAGGAACTCGCCGCCGAGGAGGCCCTGCGCGCGGCGAAGACACAGGAAGGCCGGCCGAACTGGCTGAAGCGGGTGCCCGACCTGCACGGCAAACCGGCGGCGGAACAGGATTGGTCGGTGCACCTCGGATGA
- a CDS encoding IucA/IucC family protein, whose product MHRPPTAEAEVAAELADVRPGLASRYTAELPGARAAVLTRLWRAFAHEPLPWVTTRESGREGLTLRLADGRRLHGPHADPYATAAYVTAIRLDETVYDDPARLMNGLGVADGTAFVAELGHSVASLALSRAGQPDATKEWPVNDWEWEQRVVDGHPYHPNCRSRPGFSVAEQLAYGPEHRPLVKLGLWPVPAADCLLTGAWPEELRDGERLLLPVHPWQAAHVLKRPCERGISGAHPLMSLRTLALPGGPHVKTALSARLTSSVRDISVYSITMSATLSAFAESLAAHTDGLLHITRTLGAATADSPDLAAVLRESPQEYAGPGERVVPVAALATTELPASADWLASFARLALTVGLRLLELGVALEAHGQNLLVVLDAEGTPLRLVYRDLADIRISPARLARHGIPVPELTGRIVTDDETTLRRKLFGSLVAGALAGTAGSAPALRGALETAVRDLPRTPDLAVLREEPLPAKALTLMRLSPRTPGDQWALLPNPLM is encoded by the coding sequence GTGCACCGTCCCCCCACCGCCGAGGCCGAGGTAGCGGCCGAGTTGGCCGATGTACGCCCCGGTCTGGCGTCCCGGTACACGGCCGAGCTGCCCGGTGCCCGGGCGGCCGTGCTGACCCGGCTGTGGCGGGCGTTCGCCCATGAGCCACTGCCGTGGGTCACCACCCGCGAGAGCGGCCGGGAGGGCCTCACCCTTCGCCTGGCCGACGGCCGCCGACTGCACGGCCCGCACGCGGACCCGTACGCCACCGCCGCGTATGTCACCGCCATACGGCTGGACGAGACGGTGTACGACGATCCTGCGCGGCTGATGAACGGCCTGGGCGTGGCGGACGGTACGGCGTTCGTGGCCGAACTCGGGCACAGTGTGGCCTCGTTGGCGCTGTCCAGGGCCGGGCAGCCGGATGCCACGAAAGAGTGGCCTGTCAACGACTGGGAGTGGGAGCAGCGGGTGGTGGACGGACATCCGTACCACCCCAACTGCCGTTCCCGCCCCGGGTTCTCGGTGGCCGAGCAGCTCGCTTACGGGCCCGAGCACCGGCCGCTGGTGAAGCTGGGCCTGTGGCCCGTACCGGCGGCCGACTGTCTGCTGACCGGCGCCTGGCCGGAGGAACTGCGGGACGGGGAACGGCTGTTGCTGCCCGTGCATCCCTGGCAGGCGGCGCATGTACTCAAGCGGCCCTGCGAGCGCGGGATCTCCGGCGCGCATCCGCTGATGTCCCTGCGCACGCTGGCGCTGCCCGGCGGACCGCACGTCAAGACGGCCCTGAGCGCCCGGCTGACCTCCTCGGTGCGGGACATCTCCGTGTACTCCATCACCATGTCGGCGACCCTGTCCGCGTTCGCGGAGTCCCTCGCCGCGCACACGGACGGGCTGCTGCACATCACCCGCACCCTGGGCGCGGCGACCGCCGACTCCCCCGACCTGGCGGCCGTACTGCGTGAATCGCCGCAGGAGTACGCCGGTCCGGGTGAGCGCGTGGTTCCGGTGGCCGCGCTCGCCACCACCGAACTGCCCGCCTCCGCCGACTGGCTGGCCTCCTTCGCGCGGCTCGCCCTCACCGTCGGGCTGCGGCTGCTGGAGCTGGGCGTGGCCCTCGAGGCGCACGGCCAGAACCTGCTCGTCGTGCTGGACGCCGAGGGCACCCCGCTGCGCCTGGTCTACCGCGACCTCGCCGACATCCGGATCAGCCCGGCCCGGCTGGCCCGGCACGGCATCCCGGTGCCCGAGCTGACCGGCCGGATCGTCACGGACGACGAGACCACCCTGCGCCGCAAGCTGTTCGGCTCGCTGGTGGCGGGCGCGCTCGCCGGTACGGCGGGGTCGGCACCGGCCCTGCGCGGGGCGCTGGAGACGGCCGTACGGGATCTGCCGCGCACGCCCGATCTCGCCGTACTGCGCGAGGAGCCGCTGCCGGCGAAGGCGCTGACGCTGATGCGGCTGTCACCGCGGACGCCCGGGGACCAGTGGGCGCTGCTGCCCAACCCCCTGATGTGA
- a CDS encoding SelT/SelW/SelH family protein translates to MSPVVQIEYCTQCRWLPRAAWLAQELLTTFEAELDELSLKPGTGGVFVVRVDDEVVWDRREQGFPEPTAVKQAVRDRVAPGKSLGHSDKPAS, encoded by the coding sequence ATGAGCCCCGTCGTACAGATCGAGTACTGCACCCAGTGCCGCTGGCTGCCCCGCGCGGCGTGGCTGGCGCAGGAACTGCTCACCACCTTCGAGGCGGAGCTGGACGAGCTGTCCCTCAAGCCCGGCACCGGAGGCGTCTTCGTGGTCCGGGTCGACGACGAGGTCGTCTGGGACCGCCGTGAGCAGGGCTTTCCGGAACCGACGGCCGTGAAGCAGGCCGTACGCGACCGAGTGGCCCCGGGAAAGTCCCTGGGCCACTCGGACAAGCCTGCTTCCTAG
- a CDS encoding VWA domain-containing protein: MITRTRLAAGACALLAALTAGVAFPAGAAAGEPTGEDAPKVNLVLDVSGSMRARDIDGQSRMAAAKQAFNEVLDATPEEVQLGIRTLGANYPGDNQKTGCKDTAQLYPVGPLDRTEAKTAVATLTPTGWTPIGPALLKAADDLDGGTGSKRIVLISDGEDTCAPLDPCEVAREIAAKGIGLTIDTLGLVPNTKMRQQLSCIAEATGGTYTSVEHTDELTDRVNQLVDRAADPVVTPVATEGASQCAQAPTLKSGLYTDREEFGQQRWYRVDVEPGQELRASVSVGADRAVNPSYGVLLRAVTVHGREIVRGEAAGNGRTDVVSTGVRYPKADSDEASTEVVCLQVTHSFSAASGVKTTPGLPLELTVDVVDGPSESSDVASFGLGRGWWLLGALILTGFLAGLIWGWVSRWRVAVWRTN, encoded by the coding sequence ATGATCACAAGAACACGGCTGGCGGCGGGGGCCTGTGCCCTGCTCGCCGCGCTGACGGCCGGGGTGGCGTTCCCGGCCGGGGCGGCGGCCGGCGAACCCACGGGCGAGGACGCACCGAAGGTGAACCTCGTGCTCGACGTCAGCGGTTCCATGCGGGCCCGGGACATCGACGGCCAGTCCCGGATGGCGGCGGCGAAACAGGCCTTCAACGAGGTGCTCGACGCCACGCCCGAGGAGGTCCAGCTCGGCATCCGGACCCTCGGCGCCAACTACCCGGGCGACAACCAGAAGACGGGCTGCAAGGACACCGCGCAGCTCTACCCGGTCGGCCCGCTGGACCGCACCGAGGCCAAGACGGCTGTGGCGACCCTCACGCCCACCGGCTGGACCCCGATCGGTCCGGCGCTGCTGAAGGCGGCCGACGACCTCGACGGCGGCACCGGCTCCAAGCGCATCGTGCTGATCAGCGACGGCGAGGACACCTGCGCCCCGCTGGACCCGTGCGAAGTGGCCCGGGAGATCGCGGCCAAGGGCATCGGGCTGACCATCGACACGCTCGGTCTGGTCCCGAACACCAAGATGCGGCAGCAGTTGAGCTGTATCGCGGAGGCGACGGGCGGCACCTACACCTCGGTGGAGCACACCGATGAACTCACCGACCGGGTCAACCAGTTGGTGGATCGGGCGGCCGATCCGGTGGTGACGCCGGTGGCGACCGAGGGCGCTTCGCAGTGTGCGCAGGCGCCCACGCTGAAGTCCGGTCTGTACACCGACCGCGAGGAGTTCGGGCAGCAGCGCTGGTACCGGGTGGACGTCGAGCCGGGGCAGGAGCTGCGCGCCTCGGTGAGCGTGGGCGCGGACCGGGCGGTGAACCCGTCGTACGGGGTGCTGCTGCGGGCGGTGACCGTGCACGGCCGGGAGATCGTACGCGGCGAGGCGGCGGGCAACGGCCGTACCGACGTGGTCTCGACCGGCGTGCGCTATCCGAAGGCGGACAGCGATGAGGCTTCGACCGAGGTTGTGTGCCTGCAAGTCACCCACTCCTTCTCAGCGGCCTCGGGTGTGAAGACCACGCCGGGGCTGCCGTTGGAGCTGACCGTGGATGTCGTCGACGGTCCGTCGGAGTCGAGCGATGTGGCCTCCTTCGGGCTCGGGCGCGGCTGGTGGCTGCTCGGCGCGCTGATCCTGACCGGCTTCCTCGCCGGGCTGATCTGGGGCTGGGTGTCGCGCTGGCGGGTCGCGGTCTGGAGGACCAACTGA
- a CDS encoding IucA/IucC family protein, with product MKRVDLMPPPTDADAEPRADAFAAVPLLNCLLREVAQRVEPHVFRLPSGRMLRVRGERRPADPEVHADGGWHRVGHPELVKLVTEELRRHTGLDNHELPAEMVDSRDTVAALLTARARATPPADPYLLSEQSLVTGHPHHPAPKARGGGPVAGWLPYAPEAHARFPLVLLGVREDTVVEEGDTAALDALGEAPPGYRLLPAHPWQLDLVDLGRAFADGRLIRLGATGFETWPTAAIRTVYAPERDLFLKFSLDVRITNDIRRLWRHDLLKLRRTDAAVTAAFASGPGAWLSDRGYRTADFAFEELAVLVRDGFHAHLRPGATPLLAAGLVEGFPGSPLDTAKDPAAWWDAYLGAVVPPALTAFAEHGVVLEAHLQNTLVAIDADGTPVQALFRDAEGVKLLADVDRAAGWERLVYCLVVNHLWEMAAALAERHPGLDPWPAVRRALATHDLPEIPALLTAPTLPGKTNLLLRWTGADGAAARYRPLPNPLS from the coding sequence GTGAAACGCGTGGACCTCATGCCCCCGCCCACCGACGCCGACGCCGAACCTCGCGCCGACGCCTTCGCGGCGGTGCCGCTGCTCAACTGCCTGCTGCGGGAGGTGGCGCAGCGGGTCGAACCCCATGTGTTCCGGCTGCCCAGCGGTCGCATGCTGCGCGTGCGCGGCGAGCGTCGCCCCGCCGACCCCGAGGTGCACGCGGACGGTGGCTGGCATCGCGTCGGCCACCCCGAACTGGTGAAACTCGTCACCGAGGAACTGCGTCGGCACACCGGCCTGGACAACCACGAACTGCCCGCCGAGATGGTCGACAGCCGGGACACGGTCGCCGCGCTGCTCACCGCGCGGGCCCGGGCCACACCGCCCGCCGACCCGTATCTGCTCTCCGAGCAGTCCCTCGTCACCGGCCACCCGCACCACCCGGCCCCGAAGGCGCGCGGCGGCGGCCCGGTCGCGGGCTGGCTGCCGTACGCGCCCGAGGCGCACGCCCGCTTCCCGCTGGTTCTGCTCGGGGTGCGCGAGGACACGGTCGTCGAGGAGGGTGACACCGCCGCCCTGGACGCCCTCGGCGAGGCCCCGCCCGGCTACCGGCTGCTGCCCGCCCACCCCTGGCAGCTCGACCTCGTGGACCTCGGCCGGGCCTTCGCCGACGGCCGTCTGATCCGGCTCGGCGCCACCGGCTTCGAGACCTGGCCCACGGCCGCGATCCGCACGGTGTACGCCCCCGAGCGCGATCTGTTCCTGAAGTTCAGCCTCGATGTGCGCATCACCAACGACATTCGCCGGCTCTGGCGTCACGACCTTCTGAAACTCCGGCGCACGGACGCGGCCGTCACCGCCGCCTTCGCGTCCGGTCCCGGCGCCTGGCTCAGCGACCGCGGCTACCGTACGGCCGACTTCGCCTTCGAGGAGCTGGCCGTCCTGGTCCGCGACGGCTTCCACGCCCACCTGCGCCCCGGAGCGACCCCGCTGCTCGCGGCGGGCCTCGTGGAAGGCTTCCCCGGCAGTCCGCTGGACACCGCGAAGGACCCGGCGGCCTGGTGGGACGCCTACCTGGGCGCGGTCGTACCGCCCGCCCTCACGGCCTTCGCAGAGCATGGCGTCGTACTGGAAGCGCACTTGCAGAACACCCTGGTCGCCATAGACGCCGACGGCACCCCGGTGCAGGCGCTGTTCCGGGACGCCGAGGGCGTGAAGCTGCTGGCGGACGTGGACCGGGCCGCCGGGTGGGAGCGGCTGGTGTACTGCCTGGTGGTGAACCACCTCTGGGAGATGGCCGCGGCCCTCGCCGAGCGGCACCCCGGCCTCGACCCCTGGCCCGCCGTACGCCGCGCCCTCGCCACCCACGACCTCCCCGAGATCCCCGCCCTGCTCACCGCCCCCACCCTCCCCGGCAAGACCAACCTGCTGCTGCGCTGGACCGGCGCCGACGGCGCCGCCGCCCGCTACCGGCCCCTGCCCAACCCACTGAGCTGA